From one Marinobacter sp. LV10MA510-1 genomic stretch:
- a CDS encoding HsdM family class I SAM-dependent methyltransferase: MDLLQDFGAPSDSCVDLHDNQDARCLRYTDLFRNRQTPLVDYIVEQQAQALLYVVDQTHLRDDTLPIRDLQKILAMRGEPAWLGVLKPGQLDIYATDLLPSEDSAPVWFSRDSSEAPSILPRLAQGEDLVPAATLRLRDVLLDLMTDAGEALRNLGVSTHEAIALTGRALFLRYLIGRKIVLPDHLPNIAPSAKSLKECMDTDVALAETNHWLDSTFNGDLLALPATDYVAYFRLLVQRHGQSVIQPLSAIMTLDTAIEPGVSQQRLDWGDLDFDHLPIGLLSETYEELIHHFDKSARHATGVYYTPYHIAEYMVEEAFHANPVGSAARLLDPACGAGVFLVAGLRKLVELRFRETGKRPSRQQIRDILHQQLVGFDTNGHARTLAALALYLTALELDPHPAPLEALRFRKLENSVLVDVADPDSQSSELVPMAGSLGDHVSDRYRNAFDVVIGNPPWTSLTKKYDAIYRVFTRRCREVAAQRGLDDIANNYHNPDGVPDLPFVWGAMDWAKPGGRIALALAGRWLFKQSQKGIAARNALFEALKVTGILNGAALRQTRVWPSVDQPFCLLFADNELPRPDEQFVFVSPHYEPDLNGKGLLRVDASDASPVAFDLVLNNPAALKTLYRGTVQDVSIVNRINRKARETLGAYWGKHPELNGGMGFQKAKKTRDDSFLIGKPELLANYSAHPFKVVSEKLNLYFGQGLEWPRSPRIYEAPLVLVRKTLREDRARGRALSSFSDLAVSESYYGYSTSGHPFSEFLTHYLLVLLHSKLFEYVTLMTSGEFGVEREVQQKMDVDRFPFIPPEDLTPEQRQSIEICAQQLIDNHPRWPMLDDTVAKLYGLTSTDQQVLSDTLAINAPYASARDRGLARITEEQAQAFINCLEKELAGAFGAGGHQVQVQFLSATSIALPWRFFSITLEGASPPIELPTHWIEQAGGLGVSRITLLSPAQPSLTLGLLNHYRYWTQSQARLLASELAWEFGARLEELSR, from the coding sequence ATGGATTTGTTACAGGATTTCGGTGCACCCAGCGATAGCTGTGTGGATCTGCACGACAACCAAGATGCTCGTTGCCTGAGATATACGGATCTTTTCCGGAATCGACAGACACCTCTGGTCGACTATATCGTTGAACAGCAGGCCCAGGCGCTGCTCTACGTCGTCGATCAAACCCATTTACGCGATGATACCCTACCCATTCGTGATCTCCAGAAAATTCTGGCCATGCGTGGTGAGCCGGCATGGCTCGGTGTCTTGAAACCAGGGCAGCTGGATATTTACGCCACCGATCTGCTTCCTTCGGAAGACTCTGCCCCTGTCTGGTTTTCACGCGACTCCAGCGAAGCACCGAGCATTCTTCCCAGGCTTGCCCAAGGGGAAGATCTCGTACCAGCCGCCACTCTGCGCCTGCGTGATGTGCTCCTCGATTTGATGACCGATGCGGGGGAAGCGCTACGCAACCTTGGCGTATCAACGCACGAGGCAATCGCCCTGACCGGACGGGCTCTCTTCCTGCGCTACTTGATAGGTCGAAAGATCGTGCTCCCTGACCACCTGCCCAATATCGCCCCCAGCGCTAAATCGCTGAAAGAGTGCATGGATACAGACGTCGCACTGGCAGAGACGAACCATTGGCTGGACAGCACCTTTAACGGCGATCTTCTGGCTCTGCCCGCAACGGATTACGTCGCTTATTTCCGCCTGTTGGTTCAACGACATGGGCAAAGTGTCATTCAACCTCTGAGTGCGATAATGACGCTGGATACTGCCATTGAGCCCGGGGTGTCGCAACAGAGACTGGATTGGGGCGATCTGGATTTCGATCACTTGCCCATTGGTTTACTGAGCGAGACGTATGAAGAGCTGATTCATCATTTCGATAAATCAGCACGTCACGCAACCGGCGTCTACTACACGCCTTATCACATTGCCGAATACATGGTGGAAGAGGCGTTTCACGCGAATCCTGTTGGCTCGGCGGCCAGGCTGCTGGACCCTGCCTGCGGGGCCGGCGTATTTCTGGTGGCGGGACTGCGCAAACTGGTGGAGTTACGCTTTCGCGAGACCGGCAAGCGACCATCGCGCCAGCAAATTCGGGACATTCTCCATCAACAACTGGTTGGCTTCGACACCAATGGTCATGCCCGTACCCTCGCGGCATTGGCCTTGTACCTGACCGCCCTCGAACTTGACCCGCACCCGGCGCCGTTAGAGGCGCTGCGTTTCAGGAAGCTGGAGAACAGCGTTCTAGTCGATGTTGCTGATCCGGACAGTCAAAGTAGCGAGCTGGTGCCTATGGCAGGGAGCTTGGGTGATCATGTCTCTGATCGCTACCGCAACGCCTTTGACGTCGTAATCGGCAACCCTCCCTGGACCAGCCTAACCAAGAAATACGATGCCATTTATCGAGTCTTTACCCGAAGGTGCAGGGAGGTGGCTGCACAGCGCGGCCTGGATGATATTGCTAATAATTATCATAATCCAGACGGCGTTCCCGACCTGCCTTTCGTCTGGGGAGCCATGGATTGGGCCAAGCCCGGTGGACGCATTGCTCTGGCACTGGCAGGACGCTGGCTGTTCAAGCAGTCCCAAAAGGGAATCGCAGCCCGCAATGCGTTATTCGAAGCCCTGAAAGTAACGGGCATACTGAACGGCGCTGCGCTAAGGCAAACTCGGGTCTGGCCCAGTGTGGATCAGCCCTTCTGCCTGCTGTTTGCCGACAATGAGTTGCCCAGGCCGGACGAGCAGTTTGTCTTCGTCAGCCCGCACTATGAGCCGGACCTGAATGGCAAGGGCCTACTACGGGTCGATGCCAGTGATGCCAGTCCGGTGGCTTTCGATCTGGTCTTGAACAATCCGGCTGCATTGAAGACGTTATATCGCGGTACCGTGCAGGATGTTTCAATTGTCAATCGCATTAACCGAAAAGCAAGAGAAACACTGGGGGCGTATTGGGGTAAACATCCTGAGCTTAATGGAGGAATGGGGTTTCAAAAAGCTAAGAAAACTCGTGACGATTCTTTTTTGATAGGAAAGCCTGAGCTCTTGGCAAACTACAGTGCTCATCCTTTTAAAGTGGTTTCAGAAAAACTAAATCTCTATTTTGGTCAAGGACTTGAATGGCCACGATCTCCTCGTATATATGAAGCACCCTTAGTTCTGGTGAGAAAAACTTTGCGGGAGGACCGCGCCAGGGGTCGCGCATTGTCAAGCTTTAGCGACTTGGCAGTCTCTGAATCTTACTATGGGTATTCAACTTCTGGTCATCCGTTCTCAGAATTTCTGACCCATTACTTATTGGTCTTGCTTCACAGTAAACTTTTTGAATATGTGACGTTAATGACGAGCGGGGAGTTCGGTGTTGAACGAGAAGTTCAACAGAAGATGGATGTTGATCGATTTCCATTCATTCCTCCTGAGGATTTAACACCTGAACAACGTCAGTCTATAGAGATCTGTGCTCAGCAGCTGATCGACAACCACCCCAGGTGGCCGATGCTGGATGATACCGTGGCCAAACTCTATGGTTTGACGTCGACCGATCAGCAGGTCTTGTCGGATACCCTGGCGATTAATGCTCCCTACGCATCAGCTCGAGACAGGGGGTTGGCGCGGATCACAGAGGAGCAGGCTCAGGCGTTTATTAATTGCTTGGAAAAGGAGCTGGCTGGGGCATTTGGTGCCGGCGGACATCAGGTGCAAGTGCAGTTTTTGAGTGCTACCAGTATTGCCCTGCCCTGGCGCTTTTTTTCCATTACATTGGAGGGCGCCTCCCCGCCAATTGAGCTTCCCACCCATTGGATCGAACAGGCGGGAGGTCTTGGCGTCAGCCGAATCACCTTGCTGAGCCCAGCCCAGCCCAGCCTGACGCTCGGATTACTCAACCATTACCGATACTGGACACAGAGTCAGGCGCGTCTACTTGCATCGGAGTTGGCCTGGGAATTTGGGGCACGTCTAGAGGAGCTCAGCCGATAA
- a CDS encoding methyl-accepting chemotaxis protein, whose translation MQLTCGQKLLVTFGIILVLLMGTITIVGDMRLKSTTSTYVDALTKDAVAKNTSSIAEWLNTRLVMTEAVAESLGNAQSDEQRRNILQTVSTGGGFINVYLGNKEGRMLMESTAAEATLPAGFDPRGRPWYKKGMAEGKASFTEPYRDASSGEMIITALAPVSGGSNGGVAGADISLSAIKKMLGTITLADTGYAGLVNDESVVLFHPDSKLIGENIKDLIGVPPKFDGLRQFYESGDVAWRVAFHPIKNARGVDWYLGTFVNVDKINAPMQSARTTGMIIALVGLLVSLFILHAGIKILMAPVRRLNSAMADISSGEADLTQRLDASAKDEFGELAGSFNSFIENIQVVVHDVLSGSDDLATNVVALKKTASASRLSVEGQQAEVDMVAAAINEMSAAAGEIAQNAQQTADAANTADKESRASLETVDQSRDAVRKLSQEVNAAAEVINNLGKDVTSITSVLEVIQGIAEQTNLLALNAAIEAARAGDAGRGFAVVADEVRNLAQRTQTSTKEINSMIERLQKGADDAVAGMNASKAVSNVSLEKAQDAMEALNRVADAITSISQMTMQIATASEEQTSVTEELNASITRIADQGQEAAAAASENDVYSGHIETIGQTLSKNASRFRV comes from the coding sequence GTGCAATTAACTTGCGGGCAAAAGCTCTTGGTCACATTTGGCATAATATTAGTGCTTTTGATGGGCACTATTACCATTGTTGGCGACATGCGGCTGAAAAGCACAACGAGCACCTACGTCGACGCACTGACCAAAGACGCTGTGGCGAAGAACACGTCCAGTATCGCTGAATGGCTTAATACCCGGTTGGTGATGACAGAGGCTGTGGCGGAAAGTCTGGGAAACGCACAGAGTGATGAGCAGAGGCGTAATATTTTACAAACCGTTTCTACCGGCGGTGGCTTTATTAATGTGTATCTCGGTAATAAAGAGGGTCGCATGCTGATGGAGTCAACGGCTGCGGAAGCAACGCTCCCAGCTGGCTTCGACCCCCGCGGTCGCCCGTGGTACAAAAAAGGCATGGCGGAAGGTAAGGCTTCGTTTACCGAGCCATATCGCGACGCGTCGAGCGGCGAAATGATCATTACCGCTCTGGCGCCTGTTAGCGGTGGAAGTAACGGTGGTGTGGCAGGTGCGGATATAAGCTTGAGCGCTATCAAAAAAATGCTTGGTACCATAACGCTTGCAGACACTGGCTACGCGGGCCTGGTTAATGATGAAAGTGTTGTCCTGTTCCATCCCGACAGCAAGTTGATCGGAGAAAACATTAAAGATTTGATTGGCGTGCCGCCCAAGTTTGACGGGCTTCGTCAATTCTATGAGTCAGGCGATGTGGCGTGGCGAGTCGCTTTTCACCCGATTAAGAATGCGCGAGGCGTCGACTGGTATCTGGGCACTTTTGTGAACGTTGACAAAATCAACGCCCCCATGCAAAGCGCCCGCACGACCGGGATGATCATTGCGCTCGTGGGTTTGCTGGTATCGCTGTTCATTTTACACGCGGGTATCAAAATACTGATGGCCCCAGTGCGGCGTTTGAACTCTGCAATGGCAGACATCAGTTCTGGTGAGGCCGATTTAACCCAGCGCCTGGATGCCAGTGCCAAGGATGAATTCGGAGAACTCGCGGGCAGCTTCAATAGCTTTATCGAAAATATTCAAGTGGTCGTGCACGATGTTCTAAGTGGCAGTGATGACCTCGCAACGAATGTGGTCGCATTGAAAAAGACCGCCAGCGCAAGCCGGTTGAGCGTTGAAGGCCAGCAAGCCGAAGTGGATATGGTGGCAGCTGCCATCAACGAAATGTCCGCGGCCGCAGGTGAGATCGCCCAGAATGCTCAGCAAACAGCCGATGCGGCTAATACGGCCGATAAAGAAAGCCGGGCTTCATTGGAAACCGTCGACCAATCCAGGGATGCGGTGCGAAAACTGTCGCAAGAAGTGAATGCTGCAGCCGAAGTCATTAACAATTTGGGTAAAGATGTAACCTCGATTACCTCGGTGCTTGAAGTGATTCAGGGAATTGCAGAACAAACCAATTTGCTGGCACTGAACGCTGCTATAGAGGCGGCCCGTGCAGGCGACGCCGGCCGCGGATTTGCCGTGGTAGCGGACGAGGTGCGAAACCTGGCCCAAAGAACCCAGACCAGCACCAAAGAGATAAACAGCATGATTGAGCGCCTGCAAAAGGGGGCTGATGATGCTGTTGCTGGGATGAACGCGTCCAAGGCTGTCTCCAATGTCAGCTTGGAGAAAGCTCAGGACGCTATGGAAGCATTGAACCGGGTGGCGGATGCAATCACGTCTATCAGCCAGATGACAATGCAAATTGCGACGGCTTCTGAAGAGCAAACCTCAGTGACCGAAGAGCTCAACGCCTCAATCACGCGCATCGCAGACCAGGGCCAAGAAGCTGCCGCTGCCGCAAGTGAGAACGATGTGTACAGTGGTCATATTGAAACCATCGGCCAAACCCTAAGCAAGAACGCTTCCCGCTTCAGGGTTTAA
- a CDS encoding allophanate hydrolase — protein sequence MWRSVRVGKGERIMFGTPVKGLRAYLAVAGGFSADPVLGSVACVVREQLGGFNGQGQRLAEGDELTITTPSHGTSGSIQAEAPEQERPDYAAPAILNLLPGAQVADFIGRSLFEAFNAEWWVDDRADRMGVRLTGPPLHCRTASMVSEGISLGAMQVPSDGQPIALLNDRQTIGGYPRLGNLTPLAASRLAQCQPGQSVRLRAVGAEIALWEHRQFISRVR from the coding sequence TTGTGGCGCAGTGTCAGAGTTGGCAAGGGGGAGCGGATCATGTTCGGCACGCCGGTCAAGGGCCTTCGCGCCTATCTTGCCGTCGCCGGTGGATTCTCGGCCGACCCCGTTTTGGGCAGTGTTGCCTGTGTGGTTCGGGAACAACTGGGCGGATTCAACGGCCAGGGCCAACGCTTGGCAGAGGGCGATGAGCTGACCATCACAACACCTTCCCATGGCACATCGGGCTCGATTCAAGCCGAAGCCCCGGAGCAGGAACGACCGGACTACGCCGCACCCGCAATCCTGAACCTGCTGCCTGGCGCCCAGGTAGCCGATTTCATCGGGCGCAGCCTGTTCGAAGCTTTCAACGCCGAGTGGTGGGTGGATGACCGGGCCGACCGTATGGGCGTCCGCCTGACGGGTCCGCCGTTACACTGCCGAACCGCCTCCATGGTTTCCGAGGGTATATCACTGGGTGCCATGCAGGTGCCGTCAGACGGACAGCCCATCGCATTGCTCAACGACCGACAAACCATTGGCGGCTATCCGCGCCTTGGAAACCTCACTCCGCTGGCGGCCTCAAGGTTGGCCCAATGTCAGCCCGGGCAAAGTGTTCGGCTGCGGGCCGTTGGTGCTGAAATAGCGCTTTGGGAGCACCGTCAATTCATCAGCCGGGTGAGGTAA
- a CDS encoding TRAP transporter large permease, translating to MGYDPKLFTGSIAAGGTLGIMIPPSINLIVYGFLTETSIPQLFAAGLIPGLLLALMFIVGTALICIWKPSLGGPSVSHSWGERFSGLKHLVPVLTLFGIVVGSIYAGVATPTEAASLGVLGALMIAAFMGKLSVSVITQALDGTMKTTGMIMLIIIASYFLNFVLASSGVTRELSAFLKNAGLGPYSTLMLVILLYIVLGFFIETLSLMVITIPIVAPIIIALGFDPVWLGILIILLIEMALITPPVGLNLYVVQSVRKGGPFSDVMIGAMPYVGIMFLMAIVLVLFPQVATFLPELLK from the coding sequence ATGGGGTACGACCCCAAGCTGTTCACCGGTTCGATTGCTGCCGGCGGCACACTTGGTATCATGATTCCGCCGTCGATCAACCTGATTGTTTATGGTTTTCTGACCGAAACCTCGATTCCACAACTGTTTGCCGCCGGCCTCATACCCGGCCTGTTGCTTGCGCTCATGTTCATTGTGGGTACCGCTCTGATTTGCATCTGGAAACCGAGCCTGGGCGGGCCCAGCGTGTCACACAGCTGGGGGGAGAGATTTTCCGGCCTTAAACACCTGGTGCCGGTATTAACGCTGTTCGGTATTGTGGTTGGGTCCATTTATGCTGGCGTGGCAACACCTACCGAAGCGGCCTCGCTGGGTGTACTGGGCGCGCTAATGATTGCCGCATTTATGGGCAAGTTGTCCGTGAGTGTTATTACCCAGGCGCTGGACGGCACTATGAAAACCACCGGCATGATCATGCTGATCATCATTGCCTCCTACTTTTTGAACTTTGTGCTGGCCTCCTCCGGCGTAACCCGGGAGCTGAGCGCTTTCCTGAAGAACGCCGGTCTTGGCCCCTATTCCACGCTGATGCTGGTCATCCTGCTTTACATCGTTCTCGGTTTTTTCATTGAAACCCTGTCTTTGATGGTCATCACCATTCCCATTGTCGCCCCGATCATTATCGCCCTGGGTTTTGACCCGGTATGGCTTGGCATTCTGATCATTCTGCTCATTGAAATGGCCCTGATTACGCCCCCGGTGGGACTCAACCTCTACGTGGTGCAGAGTGTTCGCAAGGGTGGGCCGTTCAGCGACGTGATGATAGGTGCCATGCCCTATGTGGGCATTATGTTCCTGATGGCGATTGTACTGGTGCTGTTCCCTCAAGTGGCCACGTTCCTGCCGGAACTGCTGAAGTGA
- a CDS encoding LysR family transcriptional regulator, with translation MKIRTLETFVWIARLGSFRAAASRVYASQPTVSARIAGLEDQLGVELFNRSAKKVALTAKGREFLVFAEKMLSLHGEMMQAVAKPSSIQGTVRLAVSETIAHTWLPQLIERVSEAYPAVNLELDVDISVNLAEKLVNHDIDIAFLMGGVNQPGIINQNLCHYSLIWVASPKLNIPDKPMSLAELSTWPIVTYPRNSAPYIAIRSLVDPMNHSTRIHASSSLSTIIRMTVGGLGVSALPWEILQHELSTGTLRRFVVNAELPDLVFSAAYRATAGGNVVQAIAELALSIAEARVPAPKIPSAHPDNTH, from the coding sequence ATGAAAATTCGAACACTGGAAACTTTCGTCTGGATTGCAAGACTTGGCAGTTTCCGGGCGGCGGCAAGCCGGGTCTACGCTTCTCAGCCTACTGTTTCTGCTCGGATTGCTGGCCTCGAAGACCAACTGGGCGTGGAGCTGTTCAATCGTTCAGCCAAAAAGGTCGCGCTCACTGCCAAAGGCCGGGAGTTCCTGGTCTTCGCAGAAAAAATGCTGAGCCTACATGGGGAGATGATGCAGGCGGTGGCGAAACCTTCATCGATTCAGGGCACTGTGCGCCTGGCGGTTTCAGAAACGATCGCACATACATGGCTACCGCAACTTATTGAGCGGGTCAGTGAGGCCTATCCTGCTGTCAACCTGGAGCTTGATGTCGATATCTCCGTCAATCTGGCCGAGAAACTGGTCAACCACGACATTGATATCGCATTCCTGATGGGAGGCGTGAACCAGCCCGGCATCATCAACCAGAATCTCTGCCATTATTCCCTGATCTGGGTGGCCAGCCCCAAGCTCAACATTCCCGACAAGCCGATGTCACTGGCGGAATTGTCCACCTGGCCCATCGTAACTTACCCAAGAAATAGCGCACCCTACATAGCCATTCGCTCCCTGGTGGACCCGATGAACCACTCCACGCGGATTCACGCAAGTTCGTCGCTGTCCACGATCATTCGGATGACGGTGGGCGGCCTGGGTGTCAGCGCACTGCCCTGGGAAATTCTCCAGCACGAGCTCAGTACGGGTACCTTGCGCCGGTTTGTGGTCAATGCGGAGCTTCCTGACCTGGTTTTCAGCGCCGCTTATCGCGCCACCGCCGGCGGAAACGTGGTGCAGGCTATCGCAGAACTGGCATTGTCCATCGCAGAAGCGAGAGTGCCAGCTCCAAAAATCCCCTCTGCACACCCCGACAACACTCACTGA
- a CDS encoding RidA family protein, producing MEIQRFETGTRMSRAVVHNQTVYLAGQVGNASDDVADQTREALARVDALLKSVGSSREDLLQVVIWLSDMADFEAMNAVWDAWVPAGHAPARACGEARLARPELKVELIVTAAARG from the coding sequence ATGGAAATTCAACGATTTGAAACAGGCACTCGAATGAGCCGCGCTGTTGTTCACAATCAGACCGTGTATCTGGCTGGCCAAGTCGGCAACGCCTCTGATGACGTGGCTGACCAAACCCGTGAAGCGCTTGCGCGCGTTGATGCACTATTAAAGAGCGTTGGCTCTAGCCGTGAAGATTTATTGCAGGTGGTCATCTGGCTGTCTGATATGGCCGACTTCGAGGCTATGAACGCGGTGTGGGACGCGTGGGTACCGGCTGGCCATGCCCCTGCCCGGGCTTGTGGTGAGGCACGCTTGGCAAGGCCTGAATTAAAGGTTGAATTGATCGTTACGGCCGCAGCAAGAGGCTGA
- a CDS encoding diaminopimelate dehydrogenase — MTDQIRVAIAGYGNLGRGVEASLAQNPDMELICVFSRRDSASVTLLDRKVPVYAMADVEQYQDEVDVMILCGGSKADLPEQGPYLTQFFNTVDSFDTHAKVNEHFAALNDAAQKSGNIALLAAGWDPGLASLNRLFGETILPESNTDTDTQNKQIIECSLALGSNFEFTARVLVAYARAVFRLARSGEIGAKTVFDVAPGLLSPKSPSQLRKELL; from the coding sequence ATGACAGATCAGATAAGAGTAGCCATTGCCGGTTATGGCAATTTGGGCCGGGGCGTGGAAGCGTCTTTGGCACAAAATCCGGACATGGAGCTGATTTGCGTGTTTAGCCGCCGTGATTCTGCCAGCGTGACGCTTTTGGATCGTAAGGTACCGGTATACGCCATGGCGGATGTTGAGCAGTATCAGGATGAAGTGGATGTGATGATTCTGTGTGGCGGCTCTAAAGCCGATCTGCCAGAACAGGGGCCATACCTGACGCAGTTTTTCAACACCGTGGACAGTTTTGACACCCATGCAAAAGTGAATGAACACTTCGCAGCACTGAATGATGCAGCGCAAAAGTCCGGCAACATTGCGCTTTTGGCTGCGGGCTGGGACCCCGGTCTGGCGTCACTGAACCGTTTGTTTGGTGAAACCATTTTGCCGGAAAGTAACACCGATACCGATACCCAAAACAAACAGATCATCGAGTGCTCGTTGGCTCTGGGCAGTAACTTTGAGTTCACCGCCCGTGTTCTGGTGGCATACGCTCGGGCTGTTTTTAGGCTGGCCCGCTCAGGTGAGATTGGAGCCAAAACCGTGTTTGATGTTGCACCGGGTTTGCTGTCACCCAAAAGTCCGTCGCAGCTGCGTAAAGAGCTGCTCTGA
- a CDS encoding YkgJ family cysteine cluster protein, with protein MRIEAENLPDSSISCSSCQACCCRLEVMLITETGVPERFIATDQWGSRTMARLDDGWCAALDRHTMSCSIYQKRPFICREFEMGGYECIVERAVP; from the coding sequence ATGAGGATTGAAGCCGAGAATTTGCCAGACAGCTCCATCAGCTGTTCAAGCTGCCAAGCCTGCTGTTGCCGCCTGGAAGTCATGCTGATTACCGAGACTGGTGTGCCAGAGCGCTTCATTGCAACTGACCAGTGGGGTAGCCGCACCATGGCCCGACTGGACGATGGCTGGTGCGCCGCGTTGGACCGCCATACCATGTCTTGTTCAATCTATCAGAAGCGCCCGTTCATCTGCCGCGAGTTTGAAATGGGCGGCTACGAGTGCATCGTTGAGCGTGCCGTGCCTTAG
- a CDS encoding LLM class flavin-dependent oxidoreductase has protein sequence MNINDVAFSVLDLASTKDSDEGATPALHRSLEVARHVEELGFNRYWVAEHHNMDAIVSSATAVVVGYLAAGTQKIRVGAGGVMLPNHAPIVIAEQFGTLEALYPGRIDLGLGRAPGTDPLTSRALRKHLSGSVDDFPADVEELQAFLGPRQPGQKVVAMPGVDSNVPIWLLGSSLFSAQLAAKKGLPYAFASHFAPRMMMQAIEIYRSQFQPSVWLDKPYVMLGVPLVAADTDEQAEFLATTTHQRILSLIRGQSLKMRPPVASMDGLWHPQEEQTVRDFLGLAMIGSGDTVKQKLQTLLQHTQADELLFTCDLYNQKDRLRSFEILAALKN, from the coding sequence ATGAACATAAATGATGTAGCGTTTTCAGTTTTGGATTTAGCCTCTACAAAAGACAGCGATGAAGGCGCAACGCCGGCTTTACATCGCTCACTGGAGGTGGCCAGACACGTGGAAGAGTTAGGCTTCAACCGTTACTGGGTGGCCGAACACCACAATATGGACGCCATTGTCAGCTCCGCCACCGCGGTTGTGGTTGGTTATCTGGCGGCGGGCACGCAGAAAATTCGCGTGGGGGCAGGGGGCGTGATGCTGCCAAACCACGCGCCCATCGTGATCGCCGAACAGTTTGGCACTCTGGAAGCGCTTTACCCGGGCCGTATTGACCTGGGCTTGGGCCGTGCGCCTGGCACTGACCCACTCACATCCCGCGCTTTGCGCAAACACCTGAGCGGAAGTGTGGATGATTTTCCTGCGGACGTGGAAGAGCTACAGGCATTTCTGGGGCCGCGCCAGCCAGGCCAAAAAGTCGTGGCTATGCCGGGCGTGGACAGCAACGTGCCGATCTGGTTATTGGGTTCCAGCTTGTTCAGCGCACAACTGGCGGCAAAAAAGGGTTTGCCTTACGCCTTTGCGTCGCACTTTGCGCCGCGCATGATGATGCAGGCGATAGAAATATACCGCAGCCAGTTTCAGCCCTCGGTATGGCTGGACAAGCCCTATGTGATGCTGGGTGTGCCTTTGGTTGCCGCAGACACCGATGAGCAGGCCGAGTTTTTAGCCACCACGACCCATCAGCGTATACTGTCGCTGATCCGTGGCCAGAGCCTGAAGATGCGCCCGCCCGTGGCGAGTATGGATGGCCTGTGGCACCCCCAGGAAGAGCAAACCGTGCGAGATTTTCTGGGTCTGGCGATGATTGGCAGTGGCGACACCGTCAAACAGAAGCTGCAAACCCTTTTACAGCACACCCAGGCGGACGAACTTCTTTTCACCTGCGATCTCTATAACCAGAAGGACCGCTTGCGTTCGTTTGAGATTCTGGCTGCGCTCAAGAATTAG
- a CDS encoding RNA recognition motif domain-containing protein yields MQLLVRNLARTTTEQEIRELFEAHGTVTECTLVLDKETGKSKGFGFVEMPDAKQAKLAKAKLHETRLGTNKIRVKAAQEK; encoded by the coding sequence ATGCAACTACTAGTTCGTAATCTCGCCCGCACCACCACCGAACAGGAAATCCGCGAGCTGTTTGAGGCACATGGCACCGTGACCGAATGCACTCTGGTTCTGGATAAAGAAACCGGCAAATCAAAGGGCTTTGGTTTCGTTGAGATGCCTGACGCAAAACAGGCCAAACTGGCCAAGGCAAAGTTGCACGAGACCCGTCTGGGCACCAACAAAATTCGGGTAAAAGCCGCTCAGGAAAAATAA
- a CDS encoding GntR family transcriptional regulator, producing the protein MEMPHIRPRRLSDTIMDRLESMILEGALKPGERLPAERALAEQFGVSRPSLREAVQKLVAKGLLISRQGGGNYVSDKLGSSFSDPLLSLLESHPEAHQDLLEFRHTLEADCAYYAALRATKVDRQHLQAAFDELQACYSDSPHSQEARSKEGVTDARFHMAIAEASHNMVLLHTMRGLFDLLKRNVVTNIGGMYELRGETRERLVNQHSALFQAIMEARPDDARRSAGEHISYVQEVLANNREAEMRTARAERYRFLENFDKH; encoded by the coding sequence ATGGAAATGCCACACATTCGCCCACGCCGGCTGTCTGACACAATTATGGACCGGCTGGAAAGCATGATTCTGGAAGGCGCTCTGAAACCAGGCGAACGGCTGCCCGCAGAGCGGGCCCTGGCCGAGCAGTTTGGGGTATCGCGGCCGTCACTGCGTGAGGCCGTGCAGAAGCTGGTGGCCAAAGGACTGCTGATCAGCCGTCAGGGCGGCGGAAATTACGTTAGCGATAAGTTGGGATCCAGCTTTAGCGACCCGTTACTGTCACTGCTGGAAAGCCACCCCGAAGCCCATCAGGATTTGCTGGAGTTCCGCCACACCCTGGAAGCCGATTGCGCCTACTACGCCGCCTTGCGCGCCACCAAAGTAGACCGCCAACATTTGCAGGCAGCCTTTGATGAACTTCAGGCCTGTTACAGCGATAGTCCCCACAGCCAGGAGGCTCGCTCCAAAGAAGGCGTTACCGACGCGCGCTTTCACATGGCCATTGCCGAGGCCAGCCACAACATGGTGTTACTGCACACCATGCGTGGCCTGTTTGACCTGCTCAAACGCAACGTGGTGACGAACATCGGCGGCATGTACGAGCTGCGTGGTGAAACTCGCGAGCGCCTGGTGAACCAGCACAGCGCGCTGTTTCAGGCCATTATGGAAGCACGGCCAGACGACGCCCGGCGTAGCGCAGGCGAGCACATCAGCTATGTGCAGGAAGTGTTAGCGAACAATCGCGAAGCGGAAATGCGCACGGCGCGCGCGGAGCGTTATCGGTTTCTGGAAAATTTCGACAAGCACTAG